One part of the Dermacentor silvarum isolate Dsil-2018 chromosome 6, BIME_Dsil_1.4, whole genome shotgun sequence genome encodes these proteins:
- the LOC119456416 gene encoding syntaxin-5, whose protein sequence is MASIESTIVELGSIFQQLAHMVKEQEEMVQRIDANVEDTSLNVEAAHSEILRYFQSVTSNRWLMIKVFAVLIVFFIIFVIFVA, encoded by the exons ATGGCAAGCATTGAGAGCACCATTGTGGAGCTGGGCTCCATCTTCCAGCAGCTGGCACACATGGTCAAGGAGCAAGAGGAGATGGTGCAAAG GATCGATGCCAATGTGGAGGACACATCGCTAAATGTGGAGGCTGCACACTCGGAGATCCTGCGCTACTTCCAGTCGGTGACCTCTAACCGGTGGCTCATGATCAAGGTGTTTGCCGTGCTCATTGTGTTCTTCATCATCTTTGTTATCTTTGTTGCGTGA